In Enterobacter cloacae, the following are encoded in one genomic region:
- a CDS encoding terminase, with the protein MTAIETTPEHDLERRSYWLTEKKKMAEWRRTMRALTTKPHRVKCLRGGRGSSKSWRIAEALIELTVRYDLRVLCLRRVQKSIDASSHKLLADTIRRLGYEAEFTITQNSIKAKSGAEFRFLGFQSNLDSIKSIEGIDICWVEEAHAISAEAWETLAPTLRREGAELWITFNPAFAWDETYVRFVLNAEDDWFVEEVNWYHNPFFNSTLDKERLYTLKYYPDRYDNIWNGVPVNDLPGAVVHRGNLERLVVKPDSRLAKACRTGVKTAVLDVADDGDDDSVLAFFNGRFLYRMERLKARDTVQLAQQALKLATEEGCAVLIYDSVGVGSGVKGELNKFDDSEIEFRKFVAQGEVLRKKSRYRGGRNNEETFHNLRAQAWWSYRDAVNDTVRWLDSDIMPPDGLFAISSDIPRRYLDRILSDSTGVMWETTPEDKIIIEAKKKVKQRLGVSTDYADAIFPHLVRMKSGIIQ; encoded by the coding sequence ATGACAGCGATTGAGACAACACCAGAGCATGACTTAGAACGGCGCAGCTACTGGCTAACCGAAAAAAAGAAAATGGCCGAGTGGCGGCGCACTATGCGTGCGTTAACCACCAAACCGCACCGCGTTAAATGCCTGCGTGGTGGCCGTGGTTCCAGTAAGTCGTGGCGAATCGCTGAGGCGCTGATTGAGCTGACTGTACGTTATGACCTGCGCGTGCTGTGCTTGCGCCGGGTGCAGAAATCTATCGACGCTTCATCCCATAAGTTGCTGGCCGACACGATTCGCCGTCTGGGCTATGAAGCTGAGTTCACGATAACGCAGAACAGCATCAAGGCTAAATCTGGCGCTGAGTTCAGGTTTTTGGGGTTCCAGTCGAACCTGGACAGCATCAAATCCATTGAGGGTATCGACATTTGCTGGGTGGAAGAGGCTCACGCCATTTCTGCTGAGGCATGGGAAACCCTGGCACCAACGCTACGCCGTGAAGGTGCGGAGCTGTGGATTACCTTTAACCCGGCGTTTGCCTGGGATGAAACCTATGTGCGGTTCGTGCTCAATGCAGAAGATGACTGGTTCGTTGAAGAGGTGAACTGGTATCACAACCCGTTCTTTAACTCGACGCTGGATAAAGAGCGCCTCTACACCCTGAAATATTACCCTGATCGCTACGACAACATCTGGAATGGCGTTCCGGTCAATGACCTACCGGGCGCGGTAGTGCATCGCGGTAATCTCGAAAGGCTGGTTGTTAAACCTGATTCACGCCTGGCGAAAGCATGTCGCACTGGCGTTAAAACGGCAGTGCTCGACGTTGCCGACGATGGCGATGACGATTCTGTGCTGGCGTTCTTTAACGGTCGTTTTCTTTACCGTATGGAGCGACTCAAAGCGCGTGACACCGTGCAGCTGGCGCAGCAGGCGCTGAAACTGGCAACAGAGGAAGGTTGCGCCGTACTGATTTATGACTCTGTGGGCGTTGGTTCCGGCGTTAAAGGTGAGCTGAATAAGTTTGATGACTCAGAAATTGAGTTCCGTAAGTTCGTTGCCCAGGGCGAGGTGCTGCGTAAAAAATCACGCTATCGCGGTGGCCGCAACAACGAAGAGACATTCCATAACCTCCGCGCCCAGGCGTGGTGGTCATACCGCGACGCGGTCAATGATACGGTGCGCTGGCTGGATAGTGACATCATGCCGCCTGATGGACTGTTCGCCATCTCCAGCGATATCCCGCGCCGCTATCTCGATCGCATCCTCTCTGACTCCACTGGCGTTATGTGGGAAACCACCCCAGAGGACAAAATCATCATTGAAGCGAAGAAAAAAGTTAAGCAGCGGCTGGGCGTGTCCACGGACTACGCCGACGCCATTTTCCCGCATCTGGTACGCATGAAATCAGGAATTATCCAATGA